One uncultured Jannaschia sp. DNA segment encodes these proteins:
- a CDS encoding ABC transporter substrate-binding protein yields the protein MKHLIASAAIVCAATGAAFADAHADNTVTLQLQWVTQAQFAGYYVALDKGFYEEEGLDVTILPGGPDIAPPQVLAGGGADAMLNWMPSALSAREKGLPVVNIAQPFKTSGLMLTCWKDTGIEGPQDFRGKTIGVWFFGNEFPFLSWMSQEGIPTEGGDDGVTVLKQGFNVDPLLQRQADCISTMTYNEYGQVLDAGISEDELVTFKYEDMGVATLEDGIYVLEENLEDPAFVEKMTKFVRASMKGWKYAEENPEEAAGIVLDNDETGAQSEAHQLRMMGEIAKLTAGSNGALDEADFQRTVDTLLAGGSDPVITAQPEGAWTSVITDAALE from the coding sequence TTGAAACATCTCATCGCTTCGGCCGCCATCGTATGCGCGGCCACCGGCGCGGCCTTCGCCGACGCCCATGCCGACAACACGGTCACGCTGCAGCTGCAATGGGTCACGCAGGCCCAGTTCGCGGGCTACTACGTGGCACTCGACAAGGGCTTCTACGAAGAGGAAGGGCTCGACGTCACGATCCTTCCGGGTGGCCCCGACATCGCCCCGCCGCAGGTCCTCGCCGGCGGCGGCGCGGACGCCATGCTCAACTGGATGCCCTCGGCGCTTTCGGCACGCGAAAAGGGTCTGCCGGTCGTCAACATTGCCCAGCCCTTCAAGACGAGCGGCCTGATGCTGACCTGCTGGAAGGACACGGGCATCGAAGGCCCTCAGGACTTCCGCGGCAAGACCATCGGCGTCTGGTTCTTCGGCAACGAGTTCCCGTTCCTCAGCTGGATGTCGCAGGAAGGCATCCCGACCGAGGGCGGCGATGACGGCGTCACCGTCCTCAAGCAGGGCTTCAACGTCGATCCCCTGCTCCAGCGTCAAGCCGACTGCATCTCGACCATGACCTACAACGAATACGGCCAGGTCCTCGATGCCGGCATCTCCGAAGACGAGCTCGTGACCTTCAAATACGAGGACATGGGCGTCGCGACCCTCGAGGACGGCATCTACGTGCTGGAAGAGAACCTCGAGGACCCGGCCTTCGTCGAGAAGATGACCAAGTTCGTGCGCGCCTCGATGAAGGGCTGGAAATACGCCGAGGAGAACCCCGAGGAGGCCGCGGGCATCGTGCTCGACAACGACGAGACGGGCGCCCAGTCCGAAGCCCACCAGCTTCGCATGATGGGCGAGATCGCCAAGCTCACCGCCGGCTCGAACGGCGCGCTCGACGAGGCCGATTTTCAGCGCACCGTCGACACCTTGCTGGCCGGCGGCTCCGACCCGGTCATCACCGCCCAGCCCGAGGGCGCGTGGACCAGCGTGATCACCGACGCCGCGCTGGAGTGA
- a CDS encoding ABC transporter permease: protein MSLATFPRGPSALLILAGLALLVDLRVSVLLALWALFWAANVALVRHGGRAADLVAPVLFGVTLLVLWEATVRLFDVPTVILPAPSLIAGAIAANLPILWADFVQTVLKGALTGWLIGCGAAIGAALLVARSDLLRRGLLPVGNFVAALPIVGTAPILVMWFGFGWESKAAVVVVMVFFPVLVNTVAGLSDNSAMQRDLMRTYGATPGQTLRHLRLQSALPFIFNGLKIATTLALIGAIVAEFFGSPTVGMGFRISTEVGRLNLPMVWASITVAALVGSLSYGLIAMLEKRMTFWHPSQRSRR from the coding sequence ATGAGCCTCGCCACCTTCCCCCGCGGGCCCTCTGCCCTCCTCATTCTCGCCGGGCTGGCGCTCCTTGTGGACCTCCGGGTCTCCGTCCTGCTGGCACTCTGGGCGCTCTTCTGGGCGGCCAACGTGGCCCTCGTGCGCCATGGCGGCCGCGCGGCCGACCTCGTGGCGCCCGTCCTCTTCGGCGTCACGCTTCTCGTCCTCTGGGAGGCGACGGTCCGCCTCTTCGACGTGCCGACGGTCATCCTGCCCGCGCCCAGCCTCATCGCGGGTGCCATCGCCGCGAACCTGCCGATCCTCTGGGCCGATTTCGTGCAGACCGTCCTCAAGGGCGCGCTGACCGGCTGGCTGATCGGTTGCGGCGCGGCCATCGGCGCGGCGCTTCTCGTGGCGCGCTCGGACCTGCTGCGCCGCGGCCTCCTGCCGGTGGGCAACTTCGTCGCCGCGCTTCCCATCGTCGGAACCGCGCCGATCCTCGTGATGTGGTTCGGCTTCGGCTGGGAATCGAAGGCGGCGGTCGTCGTGGTGATGGTGTTCTTCCCTGTCCTCGTGAACACGGTCGCGGGCCTCTCGGACAACTCGGCCATGCAGCGCGACCTGATGCGCACCTATGGTGCGACGCCGGGCCAGACGCTGCGCCACCTGCGCCTGCAATCGGCCCTGCCCTTCATCTTCAACGGCCTCAAGATCGCGACCACCCTCGCCCTGATCGGCGCCATCGTCGCGGAATTCTTCGGCAGTCCGACCGTCGGCATGGGCTTCCGCATCTCGACCGAGGTCGGTCGCTTGAACCTTCCGATGGTCTGGGCCTCCATCACCGTCGCGGCGCTGGTCGGAAGCCTCAGCTACGGCCTCATCGCCATGTTGGAAAAACGGATGACCTTCTGGCATCCTTCGCAGAGATCCCGTCGCTAA
- a CDS encoding ABC transporter permease, whose product MAHGTLPVLVVIAALLALWYAACIPMNAQQSALEAERAGIAVSPATAAERRDMAGLAIALANPGPATARAFAQERPRLPAPHQVVTELWNTTVGQEITSRRSLVFHAGITLGPTLLGFAIGSLAGIFLAIGIVHSRVMDVSVMPWAIASQTIPILAIAPMIIVVLNSIGIQGLIPKAIISAYLSFFPVTVGMVKGLRAPSAADLDLMRTWNAGAGRTLLSLRLPTSLPYLFASLKIAVAAALVGAIIGELPTGAVRGLGARLLAGSYYGQTVQIWSALFGAAIVAALLVMLIAGIERLTLRRMGIAR is encoded by the coding sequence ATGGCCCATGGCACCCTGCCCGTCCTCGTGGTGATCGCAGCGCTTCTCGCGCTCTGGTACGCGGCCTGCATCCCGATGAACGCCCAGCAATCCGCCCTCGAGGCCGAGCGGGCGGGGATCGCCGTCTCGCCCGCCACCGCGGCCGAGCGCCGCGACATGGCGGGTCTCGCCATCGCGCTGGCCAATCCGGGGCCCGCGACCGCCCGCGCCTTCGCGCAGGAACGGCCCCGCCTGCCCGCCCCGCACCAGGTCGTCACCGAACTCTGGAACACGACCGTCGGACAGGAAATCACGTCGCGGCGCAGCCTCGTCTTCCATGCTGGCATCACGCTCGGGCCGACGCTCCTGGGCTTCGCCATCGGCTCGCTCGCGGGAATTTTCCTGGCCATCGGCATCGTCCACAGCCGCGTCATGGATGTCAGCGTGATGCCTTGGGCCATCGCGTCCCAGACGATCCCGATACTCGCCATCGCGCCGATGATCATCGTGGTGCTGAATTCCATCGGCATCCAGGGGCTGATCCCGAAGGCCATCATCTCGGCCTACCTGTCGTTCTTTCCGGTCACCGTCGGCATGGTGAAGGGCCTCCGCGCGCCTTCGGCTGCCGATCTCGACCTGATGCGGACATGGAACGCGGGGGCCGGGCGCACGCTTCTGTCGCTCCGCCTGCCGACCTCGCTTCCCTATCTCTTCGCCTCGCTCAAGATCGCCGTCGCCGCGGCCCTCGTGGGCGCGATCATCGGCGAGCTGCCGACCGGAGCCGTGCGCGGCCTCGGCGCGCGGCTTCTGGCCGGTAGCTACTATGGCCAGACGGTCCAGATCTGGTCGGCCCTCTTCGGCGCGGCGATCGTCGCCGCCCTTCTCGTGATGCTGATCGCGGGGATCGAGCGACTGACGCTCCGCCGCATGGGCATCGCGCGATGA
- a CDS encoding GNAT family N-acetyltransferase — protein MKLRRAIAGDAPACAAIVARWIDATDWMPDGPSEAELEALMRDGFPRREAWVAESDGAIAGYLSMRAEEDHIVGLYADRPGHGTGRALIDRVKADRDRLQLNSHAPNAAAHRFYEREGFRITATDLPGEDGVPEIRMEWSR, from the coding sequence ATGAAGCTGCGCCGCGCCATTGCCGGGGACGCGCCCGCCTGCGCCGCCATCGTCGCGCGCTGGATCGACGCGACCGACTGGATGCCCGATGGCCCGAGCGAGGCCGAGCTCGAGGCGCTGATGCGCGACGGCTTCCCCCGGCGCGAAGCCTGGGTCGCCGAGTCGGATGGCGCCATCGCCGGCTATCTTTCGATGCGCGCGGAGGAGGACCACATCGTCGGCCTCTACGCCGACCGGCCCGGCCACGGCACCGGTCGCGCCCTGATCGACCGGGTCAAGGCCGACCGCGACCGGCTCCAACTCAACAGCCACGCGCCCAACGCCGCCGCCCATCGGTTCTACGAACGCGAAGGCTTCCGCATCACCGCCACGGACCTGCCCGGTGAGGACGGCGTCCCCGAAATCCGCATGGAGTGGTCGCGATGA
- a CDS encoding ABC transporter ATP-binding protein — translation MTTISAQSLDLTFQTGDGPVHALKDVSLDVSEGEFVSFIGPSGCGKTTFLRCVAALETPTGGTLTVNGMTPDKARKARAYGYVFQAAGLYPWRTIGKNVTLPLEIMGYSKADRTARMEEVLELVELGSFANKYPWQLSGGMQQRASIARALAFDAPILLMDEPFGALDEIVRDRLNEELLALWARTTKTTLFVTHSIPEAVYLSTKIVVMSPRPGRITDIIDSPLPKERPLDIRDSPEFLAIAHRVREGLREGMEAA, via the coding sequence ATGACCACAATCTCCGCCCAGTCCCTTGACCTGACCTTCCAGACCGGCGACGGCCCCGTCCATGCCCTCAAGGACGTCTCGCTCGACGTCTCCGAGGGTGAGTTCGTCTCCTTCATCGGCCCCTCGGGCTGCGGCAAGACGACCTTCCTGCGTTGCGTGGCAGCCCTCGAAACCCCCACAGGCGGCACGCTTACCGTCAACGGGATGACCCCGGACAAGGCACGGAAAGCGCGGGCTTACGGGTATGTGTTCCAGGCCGCCGGGCTTTACCCGTGGCGGACCATCGGGAAGAACGTCACCCTGCCGCTCGAGATCATGGGGTATTCCAAGGCCGACCGCACCGCGCGGATGGAGGAGGTGCTGGAGCTGGTCGAGCTCGGCAGTTTCGCCAATAAGTATCCCTGGCAGCTCTCGGGCGGCATGCAGCAGCGCGCGTCCATCGCCCGCGCCCTCGCCTTCGACGCGCCGATCCTGCTGATGGACGAGCCCTTCGGCGCGCTGGACGAGATCGTCCGCGACCGCCTGAACGAGGAACTCCTCGCCCTCTGGGCGCGCACCACGAAGACCACGCTCTTCGTGACCCATTCGATCCCCGAGGCGGTCTACCTGTCGACCAAGATCGTCGTCATGTCCCCGCGCCCCGGCCGGATCACCGACATCATCGACTCGCCGCTCCCGAAGGAGCGCCCGCTCGACATCCGCGACAGCCCCGAATTCCTCGCCATCGCCCACCGCGTCCGCGAGGGCCTGCGCGAGGGGATGGAGGCGGCATGA